The Humulus lupulus chromosome 4, drHumLupu1.1, whole genome shotgun sequence genome has a window encoding:
- the LOC133830068 gene encoding F-box protein At5g50450: protein MAFQRKKKIKIHRRTEERADFFDGLPDDIVTCILAKLSSSASSPSDFVNILATCKRLNRLGLHPLVLSKAGPKVFDIKPEKWSDSAHRFLKECVNSGNAEACYTLGMIRFYCLQNPGSGASLMAKAAMKSHAPALYSLAVIQFNGSGGSKSDKDLRAGVALCARAAYLGHIDALRELGHCLQDGYGTRQNVTEGRRLLIQANARELAAGLRSPAWRSNYYRCLTPPGPVGCPLLSDFGCIVPEPELHPANRFLKEWFGSGRGVLGQKLRLCAHGGCGRPETRPHEFRRCSVCGKVNYCSRGCQALDWKLRHKADCNPGERWLEEDGGGDVVVVGGRAQMVEIEDGENVLIGQLN from the exons atggcaTTTCAGAGGAAGAAAAAGATTAAAATTCACCGCCGAACCGAAGAGAGAGCAGATTTCTTTGATGGCTTACCGGACGATATCGTCACTTGTATCCTCGCCAAGCTTAGTTCCTCGGCTTCTTCTCCTTCAGATTTCGTCAACATTCTTGCTAC ATGTAAGAGATTGAATCGGTTAGGTCTTCATCCATTGGTACTATCTAAAGCTggtcccaaagtgtttgatattAAACCAGAAAAGTGGTCCGATTCGGCTCACCGGTTTTTGAAAGAGTGCGTTAACTCCGGCAACGCCGAGGCTTGTTATACACTCGGAATG ATCCGATTTTATTGCTTACAAAACCCAGGGAGTGGGGCTTCACTCATGGCAAAGGCAGCGATGAAATCTCACGCGCCGGCGCTTTACTCCCTCGCGGTGATTCAGTTCAACGGAAGCGGCGGTTCCAAGAGCGACAAGGATCTGCGCGCGGGAGTCGCTTTGTGCGCACGCGCGGCCTACCTCGGCCACATCGACGCACTACGCGAACTCGGCCATTGCCTCCAGGACGGTTACGGCACCAGGCAGAACGTTACCGAGGGGCGCCGCCTCCTAATTCAGGCAAACGCACGCGAGCTCGCCGCTGGACTTCGGTCTCCGGCGTGGAGGTCAAATTACTACCGGTGCTTGACGCCGCCAGGGCCGGTCGGTTGCCCGCTCCTGAGCGATTTCGGGTGCATCGTGCCGGAGCCAGAGCTCCATCCAGCGAACCGGTTCCTGAAAGAGTGGTTCGGGTCAGGTCGCGGCGTGTTGGGGCAGAAGCTCAGACTCTGCGCCCATGGAGGGTGCGGTCGGCCAGAGACACGGCCTCACGAGTTTCGAAGGTGCTCAGTGTGTGGAAAAGTGAATTACTGCTCGCGTGGGTGCCAAGCGCTCGATTGGAAACTTCGGCATAAAGCTGACTGTAATCCTGGAGAGCGGTGGCTTGAAGAAGACGGCGGCGGCGACGTCGTCGTCGTCGGTGGTCGGGCACAAATGGTGGAGATTGAAGACGGTGAGAATGTGTTGATTGGacaattaaattga